Genomic DNA from Penaeus monodon isolate SGIC_2016 chromosome 40, NSTDA_Pmon_1, whole genome shotgun sequence:
ttgtactgatatattgatagaaattaaattgacacacacacacacacaaatatcactgTTATCCACTGTAAATGAACTTGATTGATGAGTTACCGAACATAATCACATAATCTTTAATTTCTTTAAGAATAATCAGCAGTTACTATTGATGCATTTCAGGTGTTCCATATCTGTCAGGCAGGAAGCAGGATCGATTCGTTCCTTTGTCCCAACGGCACAGTGTTTAATCAGCAGTACTTCGTGTGCGATTGGTGGTACAACTTTGACTGTTCCACGGCAGAACAGTTCTACAATTTGAATACTGAGATCGGCAAGGTGAATGGAAATGGATACACGAACGGCAATGGTTACACAAACGGCAATGGATATACcaatggtaatggaaatggtGTTATCAACGGTAGCGGGAATGGCTACACCAGCGGCAATGGGAATGGAGTTACTAATGGTAACGGAAATAGATATACCAACGGCAACGGAAATGGAGTTATCAATgacaatggaaatggaaatggatacTCCAGAAGTAACGGAAATGGGTACACCAACGGAAACGGTAATGGATTTATCAATGGCAATGGTAACGGAAATGGATACACCAACGGTAACGGAAATGGCTACACCAACGGCATCGGAATGATTATAGTAAGGGGCAAGGCTACACCAATGGTAATGGCATTGTcaatggtaatggaaatggaTATACGAATGGAAATGGTAACGGGTACAGCAATAGCAACGGTAATGGTGCTATCAATGGAAAcggcaatggtaatggtaatgggaaCGGTAATGGATATTACTATGGTGCCCCTAATGCTAACGGGAATGGTAATGGTGGAGCGAAAAAATGGTAATGGCTTTAATGGACTCTATCACACGCCGAGCTTCTAAACGAGGGAaccctatttcctttctttctctcgcttttatttattcatcttgttttcgaatgtaaaaaaaaaaaaaaaaaaaaaaaaaaaaggggcgtttAAAGTGCTTACGTAAGTATTTCATTTTTCAGTGGTTAATGACTATAGTCATTTACAGGAtcttgggcccaaaaaatttctgcttttttattttttttatttattttttaagtttttaaagatatataaaaattaacatttgaAATCGTTAGATAATATTGAATTGTTATGACTTTTCCATTTGTTTCGTATAATTCTATTTTTCTGTATCAGAATGTTTCACTTTgagtgttttataaatttttgtacaCGTGTGCCCTGGTATTTGATGTGTACTGGCTTGTATGTTTATGGTATAATATAAAacatcttatatttttaaaatatatcttattgaGTTGCAATAATTTTTTGTTAGATCAcatatacttgaaaaaaaaatgtagagcaTAGTAATGATATCTCCCCAGCATCTGCATATGAAGTCATATATACATTCAGataaacgcacagacacagagatacccatatatgtatatatacacatttatttatagatacatatgtaatatacaatatacatatgataatatatatatatatatttatatatatatatataaaatatatataatatattaaatatatatatatatgtatatatatatatatatatatatatatatatatagttatatgtaatgGATATTTAGATATAAGAGCTCATGTTGGAATAAACAGTTCGATAATGCCACGAGGAAGCCACATGGTCAAGTTGTGGTCGCATCACTCCTAAGAAAAGTACTGTTGACAAGAGAAAGGTTTTCTCAGATCTAAATTTCCAGTCGAATTGAACCTTGTAATATGTGCTTGATTGTTGATCTTTGGATTTTAAAGTGAATATTTGATAGTGTGTCATGTGACACGGGGAGAAATGTAGTGGGTACTCAACTTTAAATTACCTATATGAGTCTGGCTCTTTTAGAGTGATGACTCGAGTGCTTAAAATGATCCcgtaatcacataaaaaaaatcaccgtTTCACAAGTAATGTGACTTAAAACAGCATCCATATACATTTTTAGCACACTATCGATGTACAGAACAGACGACTTAACTATTTATGAAATAGAGGTAACCCCACCATATCACAAGCACCAGTTAGCCAGCTAATTATGCAAAAAGGATTGCCCACACAAGCTTAAAGCTTCTCTCGGTAatggtttctttttgttttttgacgAGGATTGATGATTCTGTGAGGTAACAGGATAGATTTTATGCGATGTGAGACGAGTGGATTTAGCATGCAGTACGGTATGGTATTCATCATGGTGTCAACAGATCTGAATGTTCATTTCGCGTAAAATAACTaatagtacatttttttttattagtatataaattccataaacatgcatacataaacatccacatccacacacatttatatcgtGTAAGTGTGATATTATTATCTGGGTAAAAAATCGCTTTCCAGGACAATTGCTCAGAGAATAAAACGATAACTGCAGCGtatcatttaattaatatattttacagaacacacacacatatatcacagaAAAATGCATGACTATAATTACATTTAACCATCAATTTTTGTTCATAGGACATGATCATCCATGTCCATTTCCTTTGCAAATGGACATGCAATAcgtgcatatatacgcacatacaaacatatcagTAGATTAACAAATAGACTAGGTAAAAGTGCCAAGCATTGCCCGGACGGAATTTCCAGAATATGAACAACTGCAcaatcaataaaacaacaaccacacgtatgtgtatatttgttcaaGAAATACATTTGTGGAACTAAATATACTACTAAATATTATACTCAAAATATACACTCTTTGTTTTTCATGTCATTTACAGAGACTGTCCCCTcgccccctacacacacactctgtgCTGCACACCTTCCTTGTCTTACTCGACaatgtcaccacacacacaaccatacagtATCACCTAACATACCACCACGCCATGTCACATGCACCCCACTACACAGTGACACACAATGCCCTTTTTCACACAAGGAAACAAACTGGTGTCCGCCACCGGTGTCATACACTTGTTGGCTCGTGTGAAAGAGGCCTTAATCAAGGAGGTTTCCACCAATCTACGGGCATGgtcatcagcggaaggaaagacaatacgCACAGCTGACCTacccatctgatggcctgtgtcccaccgGTAGCAGAAGAGTGTCCCCTGAATATAACATATTTCTGTTGGGGCAAACGCTAGTAAGACTCACGCCTGTCTCaccaaaatattttctattacatAAGGCATAGGTGCTCACcttcgagatagagagagtggacCAAGTTGTGGCGGAGAGCGCTTACTTGGCGAAGGATAAGACTGCTGTTCAGAGGGCGAAGAGGACAATGAAGAAGAGTAGTGacagaaggtacgccgcgcccggATTACGCGACATCGAACATGACCCAGAGTAACCCAGTTGGAGAGGGAACGACGTAGTaaatcgatctctccatccagggtCTGCGGAGGTCACAGGATAAAAAGCGAGTTGACAACACTTTTCATTAAATGGAGCGAATGGTACGGAAAATGTATGCACCTTCCACGGTGGATAGGGTCTTGGATTCAGAAAAGTAGAAGTGGTCAACAGAGCAATGAAATAGAATGTCCAGCAATGGGAGTttgttctctatctctcattccatcttgaaacagatggagagagagagagagagagagagagagagagagagagagagagaggggagagagaggaggggaagagagagagagaaaagaaagagttcAGCTCCATCAGAAAATcctaggaaaaaaggaagggtcaTGAGGCCCCGACGTCAAAGACGTTGCCGACATACCTCAGTCTAAACGGatgaagggagatagaaaaggagaagctcagactcgaagtacTCCTTGGACAGATTTGCCAGCATTGGAGAGAAAGGAGACCCCAATGAAACACCGAACTTCtgggagtagaagcgaccttcaaaggcagaggaattagactccacaaaCAGACGAATCAGCCgaaggaagacgtcggtgggcaaagGGAGACGAGCTTCCTCTGATAGAAACCGAGGAAGTCATCAAGCTGGACGTTGTGAACAAAGAGTTAACATCCATACTCTTCATGGTCGCCGACGAGACACCACGGACACTGGAGAAGTAATCCAGAGAAAGGCGaaaggaagcagaagagaaattgccaagaaggggagggaggtactGGGCTGGTCAGGACACAAgagggtgtgtgatatatacccGGGAGGAGATGCTGGGGCaagctcacacatacatacatacataatatacaaatacaatattatatatatgtatatatatacatatataaacacagaacatacacacacatgcgaatatatacatatatatatatatacattttatatataaaatatattatatatatatataatatatatatatatatatatatatatatataaatacacatacatgcatacaatatattttgcataaatatacatatttatacatacacatatatgtaatatatgtataataacatatacataaatacacacacacacacacaccccacacacacacacacacacacacacacaaccacacacacatatatatatattatatatatatattatatatatatatatatatatatatatatatatgcagagagaattcaaattcaaaacacttaATTCTGTTTGTTACAGATTAAGTGTAGAACATTTAGTTCAGCCGTTCTTCATTTTATGTTTATAAGCCTGCTGTCACTGATGATttaggagagagagtgtgtgagagagtgagtgtgagagagagagagagagaagagagagagagagagagagagagagagagagagagagagagagagagagagggagagagagagagagagagagagagagagagaacaagttaCTTGTGCTGCTGTGTTGTTGATACTTGGGTTTACTGTGTGAAATGAgttagacttttttttctccaaaatttgCCCTAGACCTGACAGAGCTTTCACCAGCCAATCAGTGTTTATGATGAGCAGTGATGTCATCAGCGAAACCCCTAACGTGTTGACCCGTTATCTCTACCAAAGAAGGCTATAGATGCCGACAGTTTAAATATATCACAATGAAATGGCTTCTCAAGGAATCTAGGATGGTTTGAAGACTTCCAAACGTGTAGCAGAACGAAATAATTAGATAACTTTCTACTAGTAACATTTGTAAAGCCAACCAAATTTGTGCGTAATAGACGACGAAATATATTGATGGTTCTTCCCAAAAGTCAGATGAGGCCaataaaggataaatatatattaccgaCCAAAATCataaaggataaatatatattacatgttctGCTGAAAACTGTAGAGATTGTTTCCTTAGCATTCAGCTTCAAAGCCCGTAAGTGACACCCGACACTCTATACCATGCACGTACGAAAAGGCTTTATTTTCAAGATCGTTGGCCATCGAAGGGAAAGATTAAACAAATTTCATAGATACTGCCCTGGTCAACGCCATAGGCATTAGTAGAAGAATATTAATAaggaaaaaagcagaagaaaagtaTAAAGCTGAAAGTAGGTGAACATAGTAGGTACTACTATGTATGAGGTGATTAgcattttacttcattttttaataAACGGGGAAACAATCTAGCAAAttacttatcatatattgcaTGCCTCATCTCTGCCAACGTTTTCATATCGAATGCAGAAAGGGTTACATGCActaagacacaaaacacacacacatatgtggggtgtgtgttttatatatcataaacatatatatgctatatatatatataatatatattatatatatatatatatatatagatatatatataatatatataatgtatatatatatatatatatattatattaatatatatatataaaatattatatatatatatatatgtatatatattacatatacatacagatataacatacatatatatgtttgtttgcttgcccaat
This window encodes:
- the LOC119598037 gene encoding putative uncharacterized protein DDB_G0286901, producing MFYLAALIGIFSAEANYLPTFTGNGNGNTNGNGVYRNDNGNSNGVNGNGNGVYVNGNGVSGNGTYVNGNSVNGNGAYANGNGAYVNGNGVNGVNGAFRNGNDNGGYINGNGVNGNDVYGNGNGASGSGNSVYVNGNGVNGNGAYVNGNGGNCNGVYANGNGINGGYHNGNGVTVYANGIMNPFRALADAIGGGGVPGVDYPILAFVPATGFSCNGQLPGYYADTSPEAGCQVFHICQAGSRIDSFLCPNGTVFNQQYFVCDWWYNFDCSTAEQFYNLNTEIGKVNGNGYTNGNGYTNGNGYTNGNGNGVINGSGNGYTSGNGNGVTNGNGNRYTNGNGNGVINDNGNGNGYSRSNGNGYTNGNGNGFINGNGNGNGYTNGNGNGYTNGIGMIIVRGKATPMVMALSMVMEMDIRMEMVTGTAIATVMVLSMETAMVMVMGTVMDITMVPLMLTGMVMVERKNGNGFNGLYHTPSF